A stretch of the Nicotiana tabacum cultivar K326 chromosome 6, ASM71507v2, whole genome shotgun sequence genome encodes the following:
- the LOC107787147 gene encoding lysine histidine transporter 2-like: MTGEEKKKRGSGSEGSSNKDLNDWLPITSSRNAKWYYSAFHNVTAMVGAGVLGLPYAMSQLGWGAGATVMVLSWVITLYTLWQMVEMHEMVPGKRFDRYHELGQHAFGEKLGLWIVVPQQLMVEVGVNIVYMVTGGKSIKKIYDTACPSCRPLKTTYFIMMFSSIHFFLSHCPNFNSITLVSFLAAIMSLSYSTIGWGASVHKGISPEVDYSPRASTTTGRVFGFLSALGDVAFAFAGHNVVLEIQATMPSSPEKPAKKPMWKGVIFAYIVVALCYFPVAFAGYAVFGKSVEDNVLISLEKPAWLIIIANAFVVVHVIGSYQVFAMGVFDMVESYLVKQRKFTPTKTLRFIVRTSYVALTMFLGITFPFFGGLLGFFGGFAFAPTTYFLPCIMWLAIYKPKKFGLSWFTNWICIILGVLLMILAPIGALRQIILQAKDYKFYS, from the exons ATGACTGGagaggagaagaaaaagagaggatcAGGATCTGAGGGAAGCAGTAATAAGGATCTGAACGATTGGCTACCAATCACATCATCAAGGAATGCAAAGTGGTATTATTCGGCGTTTCACAATGTCACTGCCATGGTTGGTGCTGGTGTTCTTGGCCTCCCTTATGCCATGTCTCAGTTGGGTTG GGGTGCTGGAGCAACAGTAATGGTATTATCATGGGTGATAACACTATACACCTTATGGCAAATGGTAGAGATGCATGAGATGGTTCCAGGTAAAAGATTTGACAGATACCATGAGCTGGGGCAACATGCATTTGGTGAAAAACTTGGTCTTTGGATTGTGGTTCCTCAGCAGCTAATGGTTGAAGTTGGTGTGAACATAGTGTATATGGTCACTGGTGGCAAATCCATCAAAAAGATATATGATACAGCTTGTCCTAGTTGTAGACCATTGAAAACCACCTATTTTATCATGATGTTTAGTTCTATTCACTTCTTCCTCTCCCATTGTCCCAATTTCAACTCCATCACTCTTGTCTCCTTCCTTGCTGCCATCATGTCTCTCAG TTATTCAACCATAGGTTGGGGAGCATCAGTACATAAAGGAATATCACCAGAGGTTGATTACAGTCCAAGGGCATCAACAACTACAGGAAGAGTATTTGGTTTCTTGAGTGCTTTAGGAGATGTTGCTTTTGCATTTGCTGGTCATAATGTTGTCTTGGAAATTCAGGCAACTATGCCTTCTTCTCCTGAAAAACCAGCCAAGAAACCTATGTGGAAAGGAGTCATTTTTGCCTACATTGTTGTGGCTTTGTGTTACTTTCCTGTGGCTTTTGCTGGCTATGCAGTTTTTGGGAAAAGTGTTGAGGATAATGTCTTGATCTCCCTTGAGAAACCTGCTTGGCTTATTATCATTGCTAACGCCTTCGTTGTTGTCCATGTTATTGGAAGCTATCAG GTGTTTGCAATGGGTGTGTTTGACATGGTGGAATCTTACTTGGTGAAGCAAAGGAAATTCACTCCAACTAAAACGCTACGGTTTATTGTTCGGACTAGTTATGTTG CCCTAACAATGTTTCTTGGTATAACATTCCCATTCTTTGGTGGGCTACTGGGTTTCTTTGGAGGATTTGCATTTGCTCCGACCACTTACTTC CTTCCTTGTATCATGTGGCTTGCAATCTACAAACCTAAAAAGTTTGGCTTGTCTTGGTTCACTAATTGG ATATGCATCATACTTGGTGTTCTTCTGATGATTTTAGCTCCCATTGGTGCCTTGAGGCAAATCATATTGCAAGCCAAGGACTACAAGTTCTATTCTTGA